The following are encoded together in the Ovis aries strain OAR_USU_Benz2616 breed Rambouillet chromosome X, ARS-UI_Ramb_v3.0, whole genome shotgun sequence genome:
- the LOC114111676 gene encoding putative testis-expressed protein 13C — MAVDFGDHASGFRHIDVIKFINNEVLVNGGGPDFYVAFRSRPWSKIEDQLQTVVADPRVPHNIKRACAWSALALSVRVGARQWEQQAHRIRQLQEQVGEREAASWALANELKRLREERQEAAVHLRSARYTLKQVMDERDMLRWRLLQFERSAQLAPVAHEMLPGPGAEQLGATAWPMNVPAHGKMVALGAQGMPHSESQMAAPAAVVYVPGPQSSFAQAMQPRPPMPVPHPFPCHVPFPSGYPYVTPLAVMEGGAVTAPAVPGAVAPQMPPLGIYPPGQWAAGGAQEEMAPPYDPSFNAQEEYSDNLQGEYAQEACRSHNREEGAVCPQGMSTLGDSRSQSREEGAVCPQGMSSVEDSRIQSQEEGAVCPQEMSSLPDSRSQSLEEGAVCPQGMSSLQDSRSQSREEGAVCPQEMSSLPDSRSQSLEEGAVCPQVMSSVGDSRNHSREEGAVCPQGTAPQGDSRSHSQKECPVMPQGKYSMGSGKFPKQEGPERLQGTCPSGSSKCYIVRKSPKKQEQKTKQPKEKKSSNFQHQQKPAIHPIQNCWECLHCKAVNFPRRKACYKCKIGCRAFESGGLDPGQAH; from the coding sequence CTGACCCCCGGGTGCCGCACAACATCAAGAGGGCCTGTGCCTGGAGTGCACTGGCATTGAGCGTGCGTGTGGGTGCAAGGCAGTGGGAGCAGCAGGCGCACCGTATCAGGCAGCTCCAGGAGCAGGTGGGGGAGCGTGAGGCGGCTTCCTGGGCCCTGGCCAATGAGCTGAAGCGCCTCCGTGAGGAGCGTCAGGAGGCGGCAGTGCATTTACGAAGTGCACGGTACACCCTGAAGCAGGTGATGGATGAGCGAGATATGTTGCGCTGGCGACTGCTCCAGTTTGAGAGATCGGCCCAGCTAGCACCTGTGGCACATGAAATGCTGCCTGGGCCTGGAGCTGAGCAGCTTGGGGCTACAGCATGGCCCATGAATGTACCGGCGCACGGAAAGATGGTGGCTCTGGGAGCACAGGGCATGCCGCATTCAGAGAGTCAGATGGCAGCCCCAGCAGCTGTGGTTTATGTCCCCGGACCCCAGAGCTCCTTTGCCCAGGCAATGCAACCCCGTCCACCAATGCCGGTGCCACATCCATTCCCATGCCATGTGCCATTTCCATCGGGATACCCATATGTGACACCTTTAGCAGTTATGGAAGGGGGAGCAGTCACAGCACCAGCAGTGCCAGGAGCAGTCGCACCCCAGATGCCTCCTCTGGGGATCTACCCACCTGGTCAGTGGGCTGCAGGGGGGGCCCAGGAAGAGATGGCCCCACCATATGACCCGAGTTTCAATGCCCAGGAGGAATATTCTGACAACCTCCAGGGGGAATATGCCCAGGAGGCCTGCAGAAGCCACAACCGAGAAGAAGGTGCTGTGTGTCCCCAGGGGATGTCCACACTGGGGGACAGCAGAAGCCAGAGCCGAGAGGAAGGTGCTGTGTGTCCCCAGGGGATGTCCTCCGTGGAGGACAGCAGAATCCAGAGCCAAGAGGAAGGTGCTGTGTGTCCCCAGGAGATGTCCTCCCTGCCGGATAGCAGAAGCCAGAGCCTAGAGGAAGGTGCTGTGTGTCCCCAGGGGATGTCCTCCCTGCAGGACAGCAGAAGCCAGAGCCGAGAGGAGGGTGCTGTGTGTCCCCAGGAGATGTCCTCCCTGCCGGATAGCAGAAGCCAGAGCCTAGAGGAAGGTGCTGTGTGTCCCCAGGTGATGTCCTCCGTCGGGGACAGCAGAAACCACAGCCGAGAGGAAGGTGCTGTGTGTCCCCAGGGGACAGCGCCCCAGGGAGACAGCAGGAGCCACAGCCAGAAAGAATGTCCAGTGATGCCCCAGGGGAAGTACTCCATGGGCAGCGGCAAGTTCCCCAAACAAGAAGGTCCAGAGAGGCTCCAGGGGACATGTCCCTCGGGGTCCAGCAAATGTTATATTGTGAGAAAAAGCCCCAAGAAACAGGAGCAAAAGACCAAGCAACCCAAAGAGAAAAAATCCTCAAATTTCCAGCATCAGCAGAAGCCTGCTATACATCCCATTCAAAATTGTTGGGAGTGCCTGCATTGTAAAGCAGTGAATTTTCCACGGCGCAAGGCCTGCTATAAATGCAAGATCGGCTGCAGGGCATTTGAGAGTGGAGGCCTGGATCCAGGACAAGCTCACTGA